The following coding sequences lie in one Patescibacteria group bacterium genomic window:
- the ligA gene encoding NAD-dependent DNA ligase LigA, translating to MARIPEGIVKRLEKLRATIEKERYAYHVLDKPEMSEAALDSLKHELVQIETEYPELITPDSPSQRVAGKPLPQFTKVRHTVPQWSYNDAFSPEEMVLFDERVKRFLKTETKKDISPTYTCEHKIDGLKIVLEYKKGLLFRAATRGDGTIGEDVTENVKTIESVPLRLTESVDIIVEGEVWMAKSQLKILNDARKIAGEEPFANPRNLAAGSIRQLDPAVAASRKLQTFIYDVAQYEKKLPDGQSAELELLKRLGFKVNPYYKHCKNISEVVAYWMEWQKKMNKEDYLADGVVVKIDERIYQEALGYTGKAPRWGIAFKFAAEQVTTIVEDIVLQVGRTGVLTPVAHLKPATVAGSLVSRATLHNEDEIKRLDVRIGDTVILQKAGDVIPDIVSVVTDLRTGKEKPFKWPTHVEACGGDGSIERIPGESAWRCVNKNSFPQVKRKFYHFVSKKCFNMDGLGPKIIDVLLENNLIATFDDIFKLKRTDLLALPRFAEKSVDNLLETIEHSRKVTLPRFLASLSIPQVGEETAYDLANHFFSLKAVSKATFSELEVINGVGPVVAQSLVDWFKEKNNRALISRLESQVVIEKVVKPDVSKLPLSGKSFVLTGTLASMSRDEAGQKIRALGGEVSSSVSKATSFLVAGESAGSKLDKAQTLGVSVLSEEQFLKMLK from the coding sequence ATGGCTCGCATTCCAGAAGGCATTGTGAAAAGACTCGAAAAGCTTCGAGCGACGATTGAAAAAGAACGCTACGCGTATCACGTTCTTGATAAACCCGAAATGTCAGAAGCGGCGCTCGACTCGTTGAAGCACGAACTTGTGCAAATTGAAACAGAATATCCGGAACTTATTACTCCTGATTCTCCTTCGCAAAGAGTGGCGGGGAAGCCCTTGCCGCAATTTACCAAAGTGCGTCACACGGTACCGCAGTGGTCGTACAACGACGCTTTTAGTCCTGAGGAGATGGTTTTGTTTGATGAGCGGGTGAAGCGTTTTTTAAAAACGGAAACCAAAAAGGACATTTCTCCAACCTACACCTGCGAACATAAAATCGATGGTTTAAAAATTGTGCTTGAATATAAAAAAGGACTACTTTTCCGAGCAGCTACGCGAGGAGACGGTACTATCGGTGAGGACGTTACGGAAAATGTTAAAACTATTGAATCGGTGCCACTTCGACTCACCGAGTCAGTGGATATTATTGTTGAAGGTGAAGTGTGGATGGCCAAAAGCCAATTGAAAATTTTGAATGATGCGCGGAAAATTGCGGGCGAAGAGCCGTTCGCCAACCCAAGAAATTTGGCTGCTGGTTCTATTCGCCAGCTCGATCCTGCTGTGGCGGCGTCTCGAAAATTACAGACATTTATTTATGACGTTGCACAGTACGAGAAAAAATTACCCGACGGTCAGTCGGCAGAATTGGAATTATTGAAGCGCTTGGGTTTTAAAGTAAATCCATATTACAAACATTGTAAAAATATCTCTGAAGTGGTGGCCTACTGGATGGAATGGCAAAAAAAGATGAACAAAGAGGATTATTTGGCTGATGGGGTGGTGGTGAAAATTGATGAACGGATCTACCAGGAAGCACTGGGCTACACCGGCAAAGCGCCGCGATGGGGAATTGCCTTTAAATTTGCTGCAGAGCAAGTGACAACCATCGTAGAAGACATTGTACTGCAGGTTGGGCGAACGGGAGTTTTGACGCCGGTAGCTCATTTAAAACCTGCGACGGTGGCGGGTTCCTTAGTTTCGCGAGCCACGCTTCACAATGAAGACGAAATCAAACGACTCGATGTCAGAATCGGAGATACAGTAATTCTACAAAAAGCCGGGGATGTTATTCCCGACATTGTTTCCGTAGTTACAGATTTACGGACTGGGAAAGAAAAACCTTTCAAATGGCCGACCCATGTCGAGGCGTGTGGAGGAGACGGTAGTATCGAAAGAATTCCAGGAGAATCTGCATGGCGCTGTGTTAATAAAAACTCCTTCCCTCAGGTTAAGCGAAAATTTTATCATTTCGTTTCAAAAAAATGTTTCAATATGGATGGGCTTGGTCCTAAAATAATTGACGTGCTTTTAGAAAATAATTTAATCGCCACCTTCGATGATATTTTTAAATTGAAGCGCACTGACCTTTTGGCGCTGCCGCGATTTGCTGAAAAATCAGTCGATAATTTGCTTGAAACAATAGAACATTCACGAAAGGTGACCCTGCCGAGATTTTTGGCGTCACTTTCGATTCCGCAGGTTGGTGAAGAAACCGCCTATGACTTAGCCAATCATTTTTTCAGTCTAAAGGCAGTTTCAAAAGCCACATTTTCTGAGCTTGAAGTCATCAATGGTGTTGGGCCAGTTGTCGCGCAGTCTTTGGTGGATTGGTTTAAAGAAAAAAATAATCGCGCGCTAATCAGTAGATTAGAGTCCCAGGTAGTTATTGAAAAAGTGGTAAAGCCTGACGTTTCAAAATTGCCGCTTTCTGGAAAATCTTTTGTCTTGACTGGAACACTCGCCTCAATGAGTCGTGATGAAGCGGGGCAAAAAATCCGCGCGCTTGGAGGAGAGGTTTCAAGTTCGGTCTCAAAAGCTACCAGTTTCTTGGTCGCAGGGGAAAGCGCTGGTTCGAAATTGGATAAAGCTCAAACTCTCGGTGTTTCAGTTTTGAGCGAGGAACAGTTTTTGAAAATGTTAAAATAA
- the gatA gene encoding Asp-tRNA(Asn)/Glu-tRNA(Gln) amidotransferase subunit GatA — protein MIDLKNLTITKAHNSLMKGEFTAVELATAYLEEITLKNKELNAYIEVYGDVLSQAEAADKKIKDGSATTLTGIPIALKDNILIQGKHASASSGILENYVASYDATVITKLKAAGAVFLGRTNMDDAAMGSSTETSFYGTSRNPHDTSRVPGGSSGGSAAVVAANLALVALGSDTGGSIRQPAAFCGLVGLKPTYGSVSRSGLIAMASSLDVIGPITKNVEDAKILFDCIKGKDSLDSTSWDLPKLPDISKAGKKFVIGVPRAFTESEGIDQSVTDNFKVSIEKLKSLGHTITDIVLPNIAASLAVYYVLMPAEASTNLSRFDGIKYGLYIPGNNLLEDYKLSRGKGFGREVRRRILLGAYVLSSGYYDAYYNKAIAVRDVITRDFEKAFEEVDFVVTPTTPSYAFKIGEKSSDPLSMYLADIFTVSANIASIPAISVPSGFVEVSGKKLPLGFQFMAKAGEESSLFSICSDFCGE, from the coding sequence ATGATCGATTTAAAAAATCTTACAATCACCAAAGCTCACAACTCCTTGATGAAAGGAGAATTTACTGCTGTGGAATTAGCGACCGCTTACCTCGAAGAAATTACTTTAAAAAATAAGGAGCTCAACGCCTACATCGAAGTCTATGGCGATGTTTTGTCCCAGGCTGAGGCCGCGGATAAAAAAATTAAAGATGGTAGCGCTACTACTTTGACAGGAATTCCAATTGCGCTTAAAGATAATATTTTAATTCAGGGCAAACATGCGAGCGCGTCTTCAGGCATTTTGGAAAATTATGTAGCAAGTTACGATGCGACAGTTATCACCAAATTAAAAGCGGCCGGCGCGGTATTTTTGGGACGAACCAATATGGATGATGCCGCCATGGGTAGTTCAACGGAAACTTCTTTTTATGGAACCTCGCGAAATCCTCACGACACTTCGCGCGTGCCAGGAGGTTCAAGTGGTGGCTCGGCAGCGGTGGTTGCCGCTAATTTGGCACTCGTGGCTTTAGGGTCAGACACGGGCGGTTCGATTCGCCAGCCAGCCGCTTTTTGCGGTTTGGTGGGACTTAAGCCAACCTACGGATCAGTTTCAAGAAGTGGTTTGATCGCTATGGCTTCGTCACTCGATGTCATTGGTCCAATTACTAAAAATGTTGAGGATGCAAAAATACTTTTTGATTGTATCAAGGGAAAAGATTCTCTAGACAGCACTTCATGGGATTTACCAAAATTGCCAGACATTTCAAAAGCTGGAAAGAAATTTGTTATCGGTGTGCCGAGAGCCTTTACCGAAAGTGAGGGCATTGATCAAAGTGTGACGGATAATTTCAAAGTCTCAATTGAAAAATTAAAAAGTCTTGGGCATACCATTACAGATATCGTTCTGCCAAATATTGCTGCTTCACTCGCGGTCTATTATGTGTTGATGCCCGCTGAAGCTTCAACCAATCTTTCGCGTTTTGATGGTATTAAATACGGCTTGTATATTCCCGGAAATAATTTACTCGAGGACTACAAACTTTCAAGAGGTAAGGGCTTCGGTCGCGAAGTGCGTCGCAGAATTTTGCTCGGCGCCTACGTGCTTTCTTCCGGATACTACGATGCGTACTACAATAAGGCGATTGCGGTGCGAGATGTCATCACTCGAGATTTTGAAAAAGCCTTTGAAGAAGTTGATTTTGTTGTGACGCCAACCACCCCCTCATATGCGTTTAAAATCGGTGAAAAATCGAGCGACCCACTCTCAATGTATCTTGCGGATATTTTTACCGTGAGCGCCAACATCGCCAGTATCCCTGCTATTTCCGTACCGTCGGGTTTTGTTGAAGTTTCTGGTAAAAAATTGCCGCTGGGCTTTCAGTTCATGGCCAAAGCAGGTGAGGAATCTTCACTTTTTTCAATCTGCAGTGATTTTTGTGGAGAATAA
- a CDS encoding prepilin-type N-terminal cleavage/methylation domain-containing protein produces MTVLQPVKKVGNLHHYKKRNAGFTIIETIVAIAILAVAVVAPLSLAQRSLNADIYARDQVTAFYLAQEAVEYVRNIRDGNGLSVTPLTGWLDGLNECTGNNYCGIDPSNREPPSRIIACDHLSNNDGCQLVFDSSLKIYRAMVGGETASSLFRRELQIRPVGSLLPNDAADIISTVTWQVGSITKTLVINARIFNWYQSS; encoded by the coding sequence ATGACAGTGTTGCAACCAGTAAAAAAAGTTGGGAACCTTCATCATTACAAAAAGCGTAATGCCGGTTTTACCATCATTGAAACCATTGTGGCGATCGCGATACTCGCTGTGGCCGTGGTTGCGCCACTCTCTCTTGCGCAACGGAGTTTGAACGCTGATATCTATGCTCGAGATCAAGTTACCGCTTTTTATTTAGCTCAAGAAGCGGTTGAGTATGTTAGAAATATCAGAGATGGTAATGGTTTAAGTGTCACCCCCTTAACCGGCTGGCTCGATGGGCTCAATGAGTGCACAGGAAATAATTATTGTGGTATTGATCCTTCTAATCGCGAGCCACCGAGTCGCATCATCGCCTGTGATCACTTGAGCAACAATGATGGCTGTCAATTAGTTTTTGATTCATCATTAAAAATATACAGAGCAATGGTAGGAGGCGAGACAGCAAGCAGTCTTTTTCGCAGGGAGCTTCAAATACGACCAGTCGGTAGCCTTTTGCCAAATGACGCGGCTGATATTATTTCGACTGTGACGTGGCAGGTTGGGAGTATTACAAAAACCCTTGTAATTAATGCTAGAATTTTTAATTGGTATCAGTCGTCGTAA
- the gatC gene encoding Asp-tRNA(Asn)/Glu-tRNA(Gln) amidotransferase subunit GatC, which produces MISIKEIEKLAELSRLQLSEEEKQAFQKDLESILGYIDQIQKVSADLSSEKKAGVIHNVLRDDTAPYASGMYTEILISAAPKRESNYLKVKKIL; this is translated from the coding sequence ATGATCAGCATTAAAGAAATTGAAAAATTGGCTGAGTTGAGCCGGCTTCAGTTGTCAGAAGAGGAAAAACAAGCTTTTCAGAAAGACCTCGAATCTATTTTGGGGTACATAGATCAGATTCAGAAAGTTTCCGCTGATTTGTCGAGCGAAAAAAAAGCTGGCGTCATTCACAATGTGTTACGCGATGACACTGCTCCGTATGCGAGTGGCATGTATACCGAAATTTTGATTTCCGCCGCACCAAAAAGGGAAAGTAACTATCTCAAAGTAAAGAAGATACTTTGA
- a CDS encoding pilus assembly PilX N-terminal domain-containing protein — MEHRTQNRKKEGKSRALCARPFPHAACSMIHAPCQKGFALLFAVLASSVFLSIGIAIWNISLRQVLFSSFGRESQVAFYAADAGIECALFYDTKHDYFNPDDPATVMNCGGGDVMIDPDANPVFTISDIRLTDSDTGPCVDVTVTKDLITTVEARGHNTCDTLSPTRVERGLRVTY; from the coding sequence ATGGAGCACAGAACACAGAACAGAAAAAAAGAAGGAAAGAGCCGCGCGCTTTGCGCGCGGCCTTTTCCCCATGCTGCATGCTCCATGATTCATGCTCCATGCCAAAAGGGTTTCGCCCTCTTGTTCGCCGTGCTCGCCTCAAGCGTTTTTCTCTCAATCGGTATCGCCATCTGGAATATTTCTTTGCGCCAGGTTCTTTTTTCTTCTTTCGGTCGGGAATCACAAGTGGCTTTTTACGCCGCTGATGCTGGCATTGAGTGTGCACTGTTTTATGACACTAAACATGATTATTTTAATCCCGATGATCCTGCTACTGTAATGAATTGTGGTGGAGGAGATGTGATGATTGATCCAGATGCCAATCCCGTTTTTACCATATCGGATATTAGGCTCACGGATTCTGATACAGGTCCCTGTGTCGATGTGACAGTTACGAAAGATCTCATCACCACGGTGGAAGCTCGAGGGCATAATACTTGCGACACTTTAAGTCCGACACGAGTAGAGCGCGGGTTGAGAGTAACCTACTAA
- a CDS encoding 50S ribosomal protein L25, which translates to MKTPIILEVSPRQPKEKLADLRSSGKMPAVYYGKKQASTPVSVSLVEFMKVFKKAGESTVVTLKTKEGELDSLIYDVDRDPLSDSPRHADFYVFEKGQKIKIKIPLEFTGVAPAVKDLGGVLVKVLREIEIEASPKDLPSVLHVDVSTLVNFESQALAKDIILPEGVVLVEKPEEVVASVYEPKEEVVEVAPVDLSKIEVVAKGKEVKEGEEGAEAAAAPEKAPEKKADKK; encoded by the coding sequence ATGAAAACGCCGATTATATTAGAAGTTTCTCCACGACAACCAAAGGAAAAATTGGCTGATCTTCGCAGTTCTGGCAAGATGCCAGCGGTTTATTATGGAAAAAAGCAGGCCTCAACTCCTGTATCTGTTTCTTTGGTGGAATTTATGAAAGTTTTTAAAAAAGCTGGAGAGTCAACTGTTGTGACTTTGAAAACCAAGGAAGGCGAACTCGATTCTCTCATCTATGATGTCGATCGCGATCCATTATCTGACAGCCCACGACATGCTGATTTTTACGTATTCGAAAAGGGTCAGAAAATTAAAATTAAAATTCCTCTTGAGTTTACCGGAGTGGCTCCTGCAGTCAAAGATCTCGGTGGAGTTTTGGTGAAAGTGCTTCGTGAAATAGAAATTGAAGCGTCTCCAAAAGATTTACCATCAGTGCTTCATGTTGATGTGAGCACTCTTGTTAATTTTGAAAGTCAGGCATTGGCCAAAGATATCATTCTTCCAGAAGGTGTAGTTCTCGTTGAGAAACCGGAAGAAGTGGTGGCTTCTGTCTACGAACCAAAAGAAGAAGTGGTGGAGGTTGCTCCAGTCGATCTCTCGAAGATTGAAGTGGTAGCTAAAGGAAAAGAAGTGAAGGAGGGTGAAGAAGGTGCAGAGGCCGCTGCCGCTCCAGAAAAAGCTCCTGAAAAAAAGGCTGATAAAAAGTAA
- a CDS encoding type II secretion system protein produces the protein MKLSLKNSKGFTLIEILVSIALFGFVMLATTSTLLSLVDANHKAQSTKTAIDNLSLALESMTRNIRTGTQYNYAGGHHCSSTSGGSTDGYTGISLKDQKGNDLSYSWVEGSDDIKKTLNSNTFTITSPEITIDRLCFYIAGTSATDGTGEEQPIVSVTIGGVVNNTIAAGAKQKTVSRFDIQTLVSQRVLDI, from the coding sequence ATGAAACTTTCGCTGAAAAATTCAAAAGGCTTTACCCTCATAGAAATTTTGGTTTCCATCGCGCTTTTTGGTTTTGTGATGCTTGCCACTACGTCAACATTATTGAGTCTTGTTGATGCTAATCACAAAGCACAATCAACTAAAACCGCAATCGATAACCTGAGTTTGGCGCTTGAAAGTATGACGAGAAATATTAGAACTGGCACACAATATAACTATGCTGGCGGCCATCACTGTTCATCAACGTCGGGTGGAAGCACGGATGGGTATACCGGTATAAGTCTTAAAGACCAGAAAGGTAATGACCTAAGTTATTCTTGGGTTGAGGGGAGTGACGATATTAAAAAAACCCTTAACAGTAATACCTTCACTATCACCTCTCCAGAAATTACTATAGATCGTTTGTGTTTTTATATTGCGGGAACTAGCGCAACTGACGGGACCGGTGAAGAACAGCCGATTGTTTCCGTGACGATTGGCGGAGTAGTCAACAACACGATTGCCGCAGGGGCCAAGCAAAAAACGGTTTCTCGTTTTGATATTCAAACATTAGTTTCGCAGAGAGTTTTGGATATATAA
- the rpmE gene encoding 50S ribosomal protein L31: MKKDTHPQYFAKATVTCACGNVFHIGSTKEKIDVEICSACHPFYTGNDKVIDTAGRVERFKSRAAKVATKVSKKTK, encoded by the coding sequence ATGAAAAAAGACACCCACCCACAATATTTTGCAAAAGCTACTGTTACCTGCGCCTGCGGTAACGTTTTTCACATTGGCTCTACTAAAGAGAAGATTGATGTTGAAATCTGCAGTGCTTGCCACCCTTTTTATACTGGAAACGATAAGGTTATCGATACCGCCGGTCGCGTTGAACGATTCAAATCTCGCGCCGCTAAAGTTGCAACAAAGGTTAGCAAAAAGACGAAGTAG
- a CDS encoding lytic murein transglycosylase, translating into MAKNLKIIIFLSLFVSVLMLGHFTWAQTATDDAVAKRQAALQAELDKTQKDIDYWANILAGKQKETASISRDISILNAKIAEANALIKKKNIIAQQLGKDITAKVATIETLDQKMERQKSALAELIRKTNEVESYSVGELVLSGKPLSDFFVDLEASGFITESLNSALALVRETRIETEAEKEDLSKKQAAEIDARKAAEAEQRLVKKNEEQKKQLLAVNKNQEKAYQSILSERQKAAAKIRSALFALRDSASIPFGTAYNYALEVQKVTGVRPAFLLAILTQETNLGENVGQCLVTNLVTGDGVGKNTGTVFKGIMKPTRDLAPFINLASRLGFDPASQPVSCPQGGGYGGAMGPSQFIPSTWVGYEKRIAAATGVAIPNPWIAHDAFFASALYLADLGAGAGGYSAESAAAAKYYAGSNWKKTAGQNYASSVMGHAQNIQENMIDPLQNL; encoded by the coding sequence ATGGCTAAAAATTTAAAAATCATCATCTTTTTGAGTCTTTTTGTGAGCGTTTTAATGCTCGGCCATTTTACGTGGGCCCAAACTGCTACTGACGACGCTGTGGCCAAACGCCAGGCCGCGCTTCAAGCAGAGTTGGATAAAACCCAAAAAGATATTGACTACTGGGCAAATATTTTGGCCGGCAAGCAAAAAGAAACCGCCTCAATTTCCCGAGATATTTCTATATTAAATGCAAAAATTGCCGAGGCTAACGCGCTCATTAAAAAGAAAAATATTATAGCTCAGCAACTCGGGAAGGATATAACCGCGAAAGTTGCCACCATTGAAACACTCGATCAAAAAATGGAAAGGCAGAAGTCTGCTTTAGCAGAACTTATCCGAAAAACCAATGAGGTCGAGAGCTATTCAGTGGGTGAGCTGGTGTTGAGTGGCAAACCGCTTTCCGATTTTTTTGTGGACTTGGAAGCTTCTGGTTTTATTACCGAATCACTCAATTCTGCACTCGCGCTTGTGCGTGAGACTCGTATTGAAACAGAAGCGGAGAAAGAGGATTTGAGTAAAAAACAAGCGGCGGAAATTGACGCGCGTAAAGCGGCAGAAGCCGAGCAGAGATTGGTGAAGAAAAACGAAGAGCAAAAAAAACAACTGTTGGCTGTTAACAAAAATCAAGAAAAAGCCTACCAGAGTATTTTATCTGAACGGCAAAAAGCGGCGGCAAAAATTAGGTCAGCGTTGTTTGCACTTCGTGATAGTGCCTCGATTCCTTTCGGCACAGCCTATAACTATGCGTTGGAAGTTCAAAAAGTAACCGGCGTGCGCCCAGCATTTTTGCTCGCCATTCTAACTCAAGAAACTAATCTTGGTGAAAACGTTGGGCAGTGCCTCGTTACCAATTTGGTTACTGGAGATGGCGTCGGTAAAAATACAGGAACAGTTTTTAAAGGCATCATGAAGCCGACCAGAGACTTAGCGCCGTTTATTAATTTGGCCAGTCGTCTTGGTTTTGATCCTGCTTCTCAGCCAGTATCTTGTCCTCAGGGCGGAGGGTACGGCGGAGCTATGGGGCCTTCACAATTTATTCCTTCGACATGGGTTGGATACGAAAAAAGAATTGCTGCAGCGACTGGTGTGGCAATTCCAAATCCGTGGATAGCTCACGATGCGTTTTTTGCTTCAGCTTTGTATTTGGCTGATCTGGGTGCTGGAGCAGGGGGCTATTCAGCTGAATCTGCCGCTGCGGCAAAATATTATGCAGGAAGTAATTGGAAAAAAACTGCCGGGCAAAATTATGCTTCGAGCGTCATGGGACACGCTCAAAATATTCAGGAGAATATGATTGATCCGTTGCAGAATCTTTAG